The following proteins are co-located in the Solanum pennellii chromosome 8, SPENNV200 genome:
- the LOC107028885 gene encoding dimethylallylcistransferase, chloroplastic has translation MNSSLVFQHLIPSKSSLGLKSQKSSSPSLILRRNTSITMGEFKGTHDKQLQILNLPLTVSACRLNKISSSFSLQTEKLCYDNDNDDNDDLELHEELIPKHIALIMDGNRRWAKAKGLEVYEGHKLIIPKLKEICDISSKLGIQIITAFAFSTENWKRSKEEVDLLMQLFEEFFDAFSRFGVRVSVIGCKSNLPMTLQKCIELTEETTKGNKGLHLVIALNYGGYYDILQATKSIVNKAMNGLLDVEDINKSLFEQELESKCPNPDLLIRTGGEQRVSNFLLWQLAYTEFYFTNTLFPDFGEKDLKEAIMNFQQRHRRFGGHTY, from the exons atgaactctTCATTAGTATTCCAGCACCTCATCCCATCAAAGAGCTCTTTAGGTCTAAAATCCCAGAAATCATCATCACCATCTCTTATTTTACGGCGAAATACATCAATAACCATGGGTGAATTCAAAG GAACTCATGATAAACAACTTCAAATTCTGAATCTGCCTTTGACAGTGTCTGCTTGTAGACTCAACAAGATTTCAAGCTCATTCAGCTTACAAACTGAAAAGCTTTgctatgataatgataatgatgataatgatgatctCGAGCTTCATGAAGAGCTTATACCTAAACACATTGCTTTGATAATGGATGGTAATAGGAGATGGGCAAAGGCTAAGGGTTTAGAAGTATATGAAGGTCACAAACTTATTATTCCAAAATTAAAAGAGATTTGTGATATTTCTTCTAAATTGGGAATACAAATTATCACTGCTTTTGCCTTTTCTACTGAAAATTGGAAAAGATCCAAG GAGGAGGTAGATTTGTTGATGCAACTATTTGAAGAATTCTTCGACGCATTTTCGAG GTTTGGAGTGCGAGTGTCTGTTATTGGTTGTAAATCCAACCTTCCAATGACATTACAAAAATGCATAGAATTAACAGAAGAGACTACAAAGGGAAACAAAGGACTTCACCTTGTGATTGCACTAAACTATGGTGGATATTATGACATTTTGCAAGCAACAAAAAGCATTGTTAATAAAGCAATGAATGGTTTATTAGATGTAGAAGATATCAACAAGAGTTTATTTGAACAAGAACTTGAAAGTAAGTGTCCAAATCCTGATTTACTTATAAGGACAGGAGGTGAACAAAGAGTTAGTAACTTTTTGTTGTGGCAATTGGCTTATACTGAATTTTACTTCACCAACACATTGTTTCCTGATTTTGGAGAGAAAGATCTTAAAGAGGCAATAATGAACTTTCAACAAAGGCATAGACGTTTTGGTGGACACACATATTGA